A window of Mangifera indica cultivar Alphonso chromosome 11, CATAS_Mindica_2.1, whole genome shotgun sequence contains these coding sequences:
- the LOC123230042 gene encoding ABSCISIC ACID-INSENSITIVE 5-like protein 5 encodes MGSNINFKSLGNEPPNDASKPLAGNFSLTRQPSIYSLTFDEFQSTMGGSLGKDFGSMNMDELLKNIWTVEETQSMVASSSGNQDGINGLQRQGSLTLPRTLSQKTVDEVWKNISKEFVVKDGSGGGQGPSNMPQRQQTLGEMTLEEFLVRAGVVREDVQLGAGVGKVNNNAGFFGDLQQSSNNAGFGFQQMVKGVNLMGNQNLDNGNQITIQSSNLPLNVNSARLNQHPLAQQQQQQQPQHPQIFPRQPAVAFPMPLQGSPGIKSGIMGVGDQTMTSSLVQGGALQGAGMGMVGLGAGPVVATGSPANQFSDGIGKSNGDTSSVSPVPYMFNGGLRGRKFNGNVEKVVERRQKRMIKNRESAARSRARKQAYTMELEAEVAKLKEENQKLRKKQAEIMEIQKNKVLETMNAQQGAKKRCLRRTQTAPW; translated from the exons ATGGGGAGTAACATCAACTTCAAGAGCTTAGGTAATGAACCTCCAAACGATGCCAGTAAGCCACTAGCTGGGAATTTTTCTTTAACGCGTCAACCCTCAATCTATTCATTAACATTTGATGAGTTTCAAAGCACTATGGGTGGTAGTTTAGGTAAAGATTTCGGATCAATGAACATGGATGAGTTGTTAAAGAATATATGGACTGTAGAAGAGACACAAAGCATGGTAGCCTCCTCTAGTGGCAACCAAGATGGTATTAATGGTTTGCAAAGGCAAGGATCGTTAACGTTGCCCAGAACTTTAAGTCAAAAGACTGTTGATGAGGTATggaaaaatatttctaaagaGTTTGTTGTGAAGGATGGAAGTGGCGGCGGTCAAGGACCTAGTAATATGCCACAGAGGCAACAGACTCTGGGAGAGATGACACTGGAAGAATTTTTGGTCAGAGCTGGGGTTGTTAGGGAAGACGTGCAGTTGGGTGCTGGCGTTGGAAAGGTTAACAATAATGCTGGATTTTTTGGTGACTTACAACAGTCAAGTAATAATGCTGGATTTGGGTTTCAGCAGATGGTCAAGGGTGTAAATTTGATGGGGAATCAAAATTTGGATAACGGTAATCAAATAACCATTCAGTCTTCAAATTTGCCGTTGAATGTCAACAGTGCTAGATTGAATCAGCACCCACTTGCTcaacagcagcagcaacaacaacCGCAACACCCTCAAATATTTCCCAGGCAGCCTGCAGTGGCATTTCCGATGCCTTTACAAGGTAGCCCAGGAATTAAGAGTGGAATTATGGGCGTAGGTGATCAGACGATGACCAGCTCTTTGGTTCAGGGTGGTGCTCTTCAGGGTGCAGGGATGGGAATGGTTGGCTTGGGAGCTGGGCCAGTTGTTGCAACAGGGTCACCTGCAAATCAGTTTTCAGATGGAATTGGGAAGAGTAATGGGGATACATCTTCAGTTTCTCCTGTTCCTTATATGTTTAATGGAGGTTTACGGGGGAGGAAATTCAATGGGAATGTGGAGAAAGTTGTTGAGAGGAGGCAGAAGagaatgataaaaaatagaGAGTCAGCTGCAAGGTCTCGGGCTCGCAAGCAG GCATACACTATGGAATTAGAAGCAGAAGTTGCAAAGTTAAAAGAGGAAAACCAAAAACTGCGGAAGAAACAa GCAGAAATCAtggaaattcagaaaaataag GTGCTGGAGACGATGAACGCACAACAGGGAGCAAAGAAACGGTGCTTGAGAAGGACACAGACTGCTCCATGGTAA
- the LOC123230154 gene encoding serine/threonine-protein kinase tricornered produces the protein MDGPDDTVRLSAINMKARRGFDLDPDVSVSSPVTRQKAAAAKQFIENHYKNYLQGLQDRKERRRELQMRAQQAAVSSEEQEEMLRNLERRETEYMRLQRRKIGIDDFEQLNLIGKGAFGEVRLCRAKITGEIFAMKKLKKSEMLSRGQVEHVRSERNLLAEVDSRCIVKLFYSFQDSDFLYLIMEYLPGGDIMTLLMREDILSEDVARFYIAESILAIHSIHQHNYIHRDIKPDNLILDKNGHLKLSDFGLCKPLEDKYSTILLEDESIINLEPTCEAEGHWLMPKEKLQQWKRNRRALAFSTVGTLDYMAPEVLLKKGYGMECDWWSLGAIMYEMLIGYPPFCSDDPRITCRKIINWRTCLKFPEEPKISDEAKDLICHLLCGVETRLGTRGVEELKAHQWFRGIQWDKLYEMEAVYKPRVTGELDTQNFEKFPEVEGPPSTIPSVGPWRKMLTSTDTNFIGYTFKKSDMLNTLENSGTDLRANGSSKAPSLISLLGQIDLKETAISEGEQKQEI, from the exons ATGGACGGCCCTGATGATACGGTGAGGTTAAGCGCCATAAACATGAAGGCTCGTCGTGGCTTCGATTTGGATCCAGATGTGTCTGTTTCTTCGCCGGTCACTAGACAGAAAGCCGCCGCCGCCAAGCAGTTTATTGAAAACCATTATAAGAATTATCTGCAAGGATTGCAAGATCGTAAAGAAAG GCGTAGAGAACTTCAAATGAGAGCACAACAAGCTGCAGTATCAAGTGAGGAACAGGAGGAGATGCTGAGGAATTTGGAACGGAGAGAAACTGAGTATATGAGGTTGCAGAGGCGTAAAATTGGGATTGATGACTTTGAGCAATTAAATTTGATTGGGAAAGGTGCATTCGGTGAG GTCAGGTTATGTCGTGCTAAAATTACTGGAGAGATTTTTGCcatgaagaaattgaagaaatcaGAGATGCTTAGCCGTGGACAG GTTGAGCATGTTCGGTCGGAGAGGAACTTACTTGCAGAGGTTGATAGTCGGTGCATTGTAAAACTTTTCTACTCTTTTCAAGACTCTGATTTCTTATACCTTATCATGGAGTATTTGCCTGGTGGTGACATTATGACATTGTTAATGAGGGAAGATATTCTTTCCGAAGATGTTGCACGTTTTTACATAGCAGAGAGCATCCTGGCTATCCACTCAATTCACCAACACAACTATATCCATCG GGACATTAAACCAGATAACCTGATATTAGACAAGAATGGCCATTTGAAGCTTTCAGATTTTGGCTTGTGCAAGCCCCTTGAGGATAAGTATTCAACAATATTATTGGAGGATGAAAGTATTATAAACCTGGAACCTACTTGTGAAGCTGAAGGACATTGGTTGAtgccaaaagaaaaattacagcAGTGGAAACGTAATCGCCGTGCATTg GCTTTTTCGACTGTCGGAACTCTTGATTATATGGCACCTGAAGTGTTGCTAAAGAAAGGATATGGAATGGAATGTGATTGGTGGTCCCTGGGAGCAATAATGTATGAGATGCTGATAGGCTATCCTCCCTTCTGTTCAGATGATCCACGGATCACCTGTCGCAAG ATTATCAATTGGAGAACCTGCCTGAAATTCCCGGAGGAACCAAAAATATCAGACGAGGCTAAGGATTTGATTTGCCATCTGCTATGTGGTGTTGAAACAAGGCTTGGAACCAGAGGAGTTGAAGAATTAAAG GCACACCAATGGTTCAGGGGCATCCAATGGGACAAACTGTATGAAATGGAAGCCGTATATAAACCCAGAGTCACTGGAGAGCTGGATACTCAGAATTTTGAGAAGTTTCCAGAG GTAGAAGGTCCACCATCCACGATACCAAGTGTAGGACCTTGGAGGAAG ATGCTGACATCAACAGATACCAACTTCATTGGATATACTTTCAAGAAATCTGACATGCTTAATACACTTGAAAATTCAG GTACAGACTTGAGAGCAAATGGATCTTCAAAAGCCCCATCTCTGATTTCATTGTTAG GTCAGATAGACCTCAAAGAAACTGCCATATCAGAGGGTGAGCAGAAACAggaaatttga
- the LOC123228580 gene encoding coenzyme Q-binding protein COQ10 homolog, mitochondrial-like gives MPPFIPASKAFGALVSRKIRLRHLIIPPKNDGRLRKSGRIRQFSGIAGIQTPTVCKLIGTCQNNFDLSLANFYHINILQRRQFLGCGDGEEGDVLSKVYEERRVLGYSPEQLFDVVAAVDLYHGFVPWCQQSEILKHYPDGSFDAELEIGFKFLVESYVSHVELNRAKYVKTTVSESALFDHLINIWEFSRGPLPGTCSLYFLVDFKFKSPLYRKAASIFFKEVVSKLVGSFSERCRLVYGPGVPVLENSYEQRA, from the exons ATGCCGCCATTTATACCAGCCTCGAAAGCTTTCGGTGCCTTGGTTTCACGCAAAATTCGCCTAAGACATTTGATAATTCCTCCCAAAAACGACGGACGATTGCGGAAAAGTGGTCGAATTCGACAGTTTAGTGGCATAGCAGGGATTCAGACCCCGACCGTCTGTAAATTGATTGGGACTTGTCAGAATAACTTTGATTTATCGTTAgctaatttttatcatattaatattcttCAAAGGAGGCAGTTTCTTGGATGTGGAGACGGGGAAGAGGGTGATGTCTTGTCTAAAGTATACGAAGAGCGCCGGGTATTAGG CTATTCCCCAGAGCAGTTATTTGATGTGGTTGCTGCTGTCGACTTGTATCATGGATTTGTTCCTTGGTGCCAGCAGTCAGAGATACTGAAACACTACCCAGATGGATCTTTTGATGCTGAGCTTGAGATTGGTTTTAAATTTCTTGTTGAAAGTTATGTTTCCCATGTGGAATTAAACAGAGCAAAGTATGTAAAG ACAACTGTCTCAGAGAGTGCCCTCTTTGACCATCTGATAAATATTTGGGAATTCAGTCGTGGACCACTTCCAGGAACTTGCAGCCTTTATTTTTTGGTGGATTTTAAGTTCAAGTCACCACTCTATCGAAAg GCTGCATCCATATTCTTCAAGGAGGTAGTCTCTAAATTAGTGGGCTCTTTCAGTGAACGCTGTCGTTTGGTCTAT
- the LOC123230155 gene encoding cold-regulated protein 27-like isoform X2, producing MDNFRKSKTHTSSQTSESHHRSAGHFAQEDSPEAESMSTEWTDEKHSLYLKSMEASFVNQLYNSTDYLGWGSYKIDASVITPSRQIQRNSSGQFKVLRGGSWQRINFQRPDLKPNKAHDSSNLLASPWIRHYKSARKPQTVVPTTAGGVSGTECQATKSSGNKALSCWEATSSGHSDAYRSHLYHHDMVGSCTEASDQNFIDEEIEGEKASRMCSSKKMKTHISTASSHDQVVPLQDNKPPLKESCQEKCSFAAR from the exons aTGGATAATTTCAGGAAAAGTAAAACTCACACCAGTTCACAGACATCTGAATCTCATCACCGGTCTGCAGGTCACTTTGCTCAAGAG GACTCGCCTGAGGCAGAATCTATGTCTACAGAATGGACAGATGAGAAGCATAGTTTGTACCTTAAATCTATGGAAGCATCATTTGTTAATCAACTATACAATTCCACGGATTATCTTGGATGGGGCTCTTATAAAATTGACGCATCAGTTATCACACCATCTAGGCAAATACAACGTAATTCTTCCGGCCAG TTTAAGGTTCTTAGAGGTGGCAGCTGGCAGAGGATCAATTTCCAAAGACCTGATTTGAAACCAAATAAAGCACATGATTCTAGTAATCTTTTGGCAAGTCCATGGATCCGGCACTATAAGTCTGCAAGGAAGCCCCAAACTGTTGTACCTACAACTGCGGGGGGTGTTTCAGGAACCGAATGTCAAGCAACCAAATCTAGTGGGAATAAGGCTTTGTCCTGTTGGGAAGCTACTAGTTCAGGGCACTCTGATGCATATCGCTCTCATTTGTACCATCATGATATGGTTGGCAGCTGCACAG AGGCATCAGATCAGAACTTCAttgatgaagaaattgaagGTGAAAAAGCAAGCCGAATGTGCAGctcaaagaagatgaaaacaCACATAAGTACTGCATCAAGTCATGATCAG GTCGTTCCACTCCAAGACAACAAACCTCCCCTGAAAGAAAGTTGTCAAGAAAAGTGTTCTTTTGCGGCCAGATAA
- the LOC123230156 gene encoding protein DCL homolog, chloroplastic-like has protein sequence MTMASVSRPSPFMYCQSNPTSLNSSPLVLSFPFYRTTSLHLRVSALKSDGDNIGSQESFGSNLLRKPVISPSRKDLGGNSEEDEVGQEEIEAEEEMIDWEDKILQDTVPLVGFVRMILHSGKYESGSRLSPEHERTILDKLLPYHPEFQKKIGSGIDYITVGYHPDFEGSRCLFIVRKDGEWVDFSYWKCIKNLIRKNYPLYADSFILRHFRRHRQSG, from the exons ATGACCATGGCTTCCGTTTCTAGACCGTCGCCGTTTATGTATTGCCAATCAAACCCTACATCACTAAATTCCTCTCCCCTAGTCTTATCTTTTCCATTTTATCGAACGACGTCACTTCACCTACGTGTCTCTGCCCTGAAATCAGATGGAGACAACATTGGGAGCCAAGAATCGTTCGGTTCTAATTTGCTTAGGAAACCGGTAATATCTCCATCGAGGAAGGACTTGGGTGGAAATTCAGAAGAAGATGAGGTCGGCCAGGAGGAGATCGAAGCGGAGGAAGAAATGATTGATTGGGAGGACAAGATTTTGCAGGACACGGTGCCACTCGTTGGGTTCGTCAGAATGATTCTTCATTCCGGAAA ATACGAAAGTGGAAGTAGATTAAGCCCAGAGCATGAGAGAACGATTCTTGATAAATTACTCCCTTATCATCCGGAATTTCAAAAGAAGATTGGTTCTGGAATTGACTACATTACA gttGGATATCATCCTGACTTTGAGGGTTCACGATGTTTGTTCATTGTTCGAAAAGATGGAGAATGGGTTGATTTTTCCTACTGGAAATGCATAAAGAATCTGATCAGAAAAAACTACCCTCTATATGCAGATAGTTTTATTCTCAGACATTTCCGGCGGCACAGGCAGAGTGGATGA
- the LOC123230155 gene encoding cold-regulated protein 27-like isoform X1: MDNFRKSKTHTSSQTSESHHRSAGHFAQEVNNRNLQDSPEAESMSTEWTDEKHSLYLKSMEASFVNQLYNSTDYLGWGSYKIDASVITPSRQIQRNSSGQFKVLRGGSWQRINFQRPDLKPNKAHDSSNLLASPWIRHYKSARKPQTVVPTTAGGVSGTECQATKSSGNKALSCWEATSSGHSDAYRSHLYHHDMVGSCTEASDQNFIDEEIEGEKASRMCSSKKMKTHISTASSHDQVVPLQDNKPPLKESCQEKCSFAAR, translated from the exons aTGGATAATTTCAGGAAAAGTAAAACTCACACCAGTTCACAGACATCTGAATCTCATCACCGGTCTGCAGGTCACTTTGCTCAAGAGGTAAATAATCGGAACTTGCAG GACTCGCCTGAGGCAGAATCTATGTCTACAGAATGGACAGATGAGAAGCATAGTTTGTACCTTAAATCTATGGAAGCATCATTTGTTAATCAACTATACAATTCCACGGATTATCTTGGATGGGGCTCTTATAAAATTGACGCATCAGTTATCACACCATCTAGGCAAATACAACGTAATTCTTCCGGCCAG TTTAAGGTTCTTAGAGGTGGCAGCTGGCAGAGGATCAATTTCCAAAGACCTGATTTGAAACCAAATAAAGCACATGATTCTAGTAATCTTTTGGCAAGTCCATGGATCCGGCACTATAAGTCTGCAAGGAAGCCCCAAACTGTTGTACCTACAACTGCGGGGGGTGTTTCAGGAACCGAATGTCAAGCAACCAAATCTAGTGGGAATAAGGCTTTGTCCTGTTGGGAAGCTACTAGTTCAGGGCACTCTGATGCATATCGCTCTCATTTGTACCATCATGATATGGTTGGCAGCTGCACAG AGGCATCAGATCAGAACTTCAttgatgaagaaattgaagGTGAAAAAGCAAGCCGAATGTGCAGctcaaagaagatgaaaacaCACATAAGTACTGCATCAAGTCATGATCAG GTCGTTCCACTCCAAGACAACAAACCTCCCCTGAAAGAAAGTTGTCAAGAAAAGTGTTCTTTTGCGGCCAGATAA